Genomic segment of Streptomyces zhihengii:
TCGAGCTGCCGCGGGCCGACCGCTGGCAGTCGATGGCCCGCGCCTCCATCCGCGAGGACCTGTACGCGGCCCATGCCGCGCTGACGGCGGACGTGCTGTCGGTCGGCAACGGCTCGTCCACGCCGGAGGAGCGCTTCAAGGACTGGGAGCAGAAGAACGCGGCGCTGCTGGGACGGGCGCGGACCACCCTGGACGAGATCCACGGGTCGGACACGTTCGACCTGGCGAACCTGTCGGTGGCGATGCGGACGATGCGCCAGCTCCTGCGGGCGCACAGCTGATCCGGTGACACCGGGGCGGGGCGGGGATCCTCCCCGCCCCGCCCTTCGTCGTCTCCGCCCGGCCGCCGCCGCGCGGGCGGTCAGGGGCGCAGGCGCAGCCAGGGGAAGGTGCGGGGGTCGGTGGCGCGGGCCAGGGCGGTGATCGCGGAGGCCAGCGGCCGGGGCAGCCAGTCGCGGGCCGGGGCCGCGGCGGCGAGGGCGTCGCAGAGGGACGCCGTCTCCGCCGCCGTCGGGCGGTCGGCGGGCCGCGGGGCGAGCGTCGCCGCGATCAGCTCCCGCAGCGGGGCGGGGTGGGCGCCGAGGTCCGGCGGGTCGTGCTCGGTGCCCGCGATCCGGGTGGCCACGACCAGACCGCCGCCCTCGCCGTAGGGGTGGCGCCCCGTGACGGCCTCGGCGGCGACCAGGCCCAGGGTGAACACGTCCGAGGCGGAGGTCAGGTCGCGGCCGAGGGCGTGCTCGGGCGACATGTACCGGGGGGTGCCCACCATCCGCCCCACCGTGGTCAGGGCGGAGGTGTTGCCGGTGTCACGGGCGATCCCGAGGTCCATCAGCCAGGGCCCCTCGGCGGCCAGCAGCACATTGGCCGGTTTCACATCCCGGTGGACCAGCCCCGCCGTGTGCACCGCGGCCAGCGCGTGGGCCGCGCCCGCCGTCAGGCGCAGCGCCGCGCCCACCGGCAGCGGCCCGAACTCCCGCAGCGCCTCGTCGAGCGGCACCCCCGGTACGTAACGGGTGGCCAGCCAGGGCAGTTCGGCCTCCGCGTCATGGTCGACGACCGGGACGAGATGGGGCCCCTGGACGGAGCGGGCCACCTGGACCTCGCGGGCGAAGCGGCGGCGGAACCGCTCGTTCTGCGCATGCTCGCGCCGGATCAGCTTCAGGGCGACGGGCCGCCGCCCGTCCCGCTCCCGGGTGAGGAAGACGGTCCCCATGCCGCCCTCGCCGATCCTGGCCCGCAGCGTGTATCCCGCGACCTCGCGCGGATCGTCCTCGCGCAGCGGCTGTGGCCCCCGTGTCCCGCTCATTGACTCCCCCTCGGTCGACGGCAGCAGGGGAGCCTACCCGGATCGGCCGCCGGATCAGCGCCGCCCGGCCGGTGGGCCGGTGAACTCCTCGTACGCCGCCACCACCTCCCTCGCGGGCCCGTCCATCCGCAGCCGCCCCGCCTCCAGCCAGATCGCCCGGTCGCAGGTCTCGGTGACGGCCGAGTTGCTGTGGCTGACCAGGAAGACCGTGCCGGCCAGCGCCCGGAGTTCGTCGATGCGCTCCCGGCTGCGGCGGCGGAAGCGGGCGTCGCCGGTGGACAGCGCCTCGTCGACGAGCAGCACGTCGTGGTCCTTGGCGGCGGCGATCGAGAAGCGCAGCCGGGCGCCCATGCCGGAGGAGTAGGTGCGCATGGGCAGCGAGATGAAGTCGCCCTTCTCGTTGATGCCGGAGAACTCGACGATGCCGTCGTAGCGTTCGCGGACCTGCTGCCGGCTCATGCCCATCGCGAGAGAGCCGAGCACCACGTTCCGTTCGCCGGTGAGGTCCGACATCAGCGCGGCGTCGACACCGAGCAGCGAGGGCCGGCCGTGCGTCCAGACCGTGCCCCGGGCGGTCGGCAGCAGACCGGCGATCGCCTTGAGCAGCGTCGACTTGCCGGAGCCGTTGGATCCGATCAGCCCGATCGACTCCCCCCGGTAGGCGGCGAAACTGACGCCCTTGACGGCGTGCACCTCGCGTACGCCGGGCGCGGCACGGCGGGAGACGATCCGGCTGAGCGCCGAGGTGGCGCTGCCGCGCCCGGTGCGCCCGCCGTTGACCCGGTAGGTGATGTGGACGCCGTCGACGACGACGGTCGGGACCCGCTCGGTGTCAGCCACGGCCGTACCTCTCCTCCGCCTTCCAGAACCAGACGAACCCGGCGGCCGCGCACCCCACGGCCCACAGCGCCGCGGCGGCCCAGACGTGCGGGGGCAGCCGGTCGGCGGTGAACGACCCGATGAACGCGAAGCGCGTCAGATCGATGTAGAGCGCGGCCGGGTTGTAGCGGATGAGGGCCGCCACGGCCCCGGGCACCCGCCCGTCGGCGAGCACCGTGTCGATCGACCACATGACCCCCGAGGCGTACATCCAGGTCCGCAGCAGGAACGGCATGAGCTGCGCGATGTCCGGGATGGCGGCGGCGATCCGGGCCATGGCGAGGGCGACGCCGGTGACGAAGAGCGCCTGGAGCGCCAGCGCGGGGACGGCCAGCAGCCAGGAGGCGCGCGGGAACTCGCCGAAGCAGCACAGGATCACCGCCAGCGCGCCCAGCGAGAACAGCAGCTGCTGCACCTGCTGGAGGGCGAGCGCGAGGGGCAGCGAGGCGCGCGGGAAGTGCAGCGCGCGCACCAGGCCGAGGTTGCCCGAGACGGCACGGGTCCCTGCCATCACCGAGTTCGCGGTGAAGGTCCAGATGAAGACGCCGGTGACCAGGAAGGGGACGAAGTCGGGCACGTCGTCGCCGGTGCCGAGCAGGACGCCGAAGATCAGGTAGTAGACGGCCGCGTTGAGCAGCGGTGTCGCCAGTTGCCAGACCTGGCCGAGGCGGGCCTGGCTGTACTGCGCGGTGAGCCGGGCCGTCGCGAACGCGGCGATGAAGTGACGCCGCGACCAGAGGCTGCCGATGTACACCCCGAGGGAGGGGCGGGCGCCGCTCACGCCGAGCACGTGCCGGGCCGCGAGCGCCGCGAGGTCCACCGGCGGCGCGGGCTCCGCAGCGGGTGACGGCGACGGAGGCGGCGCGGACTCGGCAGGGGGCGGCGGCGGTGCGGGCTTGCCCGGCGGTGACGGCGGGGGTGGAGCGGCCTGAGGGCGTCCGGGGGCCGCGGGGGCGGTGGGGGCTGTGGTCACGCGAGGTCGCTTTCGGTGGCGGTGGTCAGGGCCTGAAGCGGTGACGGTGCGGCCGGTGACGCGGTGCCGGGGCGGCTCCGGACGGACGGGAGCCGTGCCCGGGCGACGCGGGGCGGCGGTGGTCTCCACGACGGAACGGGACCGTTTCGTCGCTACGGTGACACTAGGACGCTCGCACGTCGGGACGCAACCGTTTCGTCGTCGCGGGTATGCTTCCGGGCATGGCCGAGACCCCGGGAACCACCCGCCGAGCCCCCGCCGGAGCCGCCGTGCTCCGGGAGGACGTCACCGACGCGATCCGGACCGCCGTGTTCGAGGAACTCGCCGCCGTCGGCTTCGCCCGGATGTCGATCGAGGGCATCGCCCGCCGGGCCGGCGTCGGCAAGACGGCCGTCTACCGGCGCTGGAAGTCCAAGCTCGCCCTGGTGCTCGACCTGGTGACGGCGGTCGCCGTGCAGGGGCTGCCCGCGCCCGCGACCGGGTCGCTCCACGGGGACGTGCGCGCGCTGCTGGAGGTCGCGGCGCACGCGCTGCGCCACCCCGTGGCCTCGCAGGTCATCCCGGACCTGCTGGTGGAGGCCGCGCGCAGCCCCGAGATCGCCGACGCCGTCAAGGCCGCCCTGCTCGACGGCCGGCAGGGCGTGGCCGCCGTCGTCGTGCGCGAGGCGGTGGCCCGCGGCGAACTGCCCGAGGGCGCCGACCCGGACCGTGCCCTGGACCTCATCGTGGGACCGCTGTACTGGCGGCTGGTGGTGGTACGCGGCGACCTGCCGAAGGGCTACCTGGACGGCCTGGCGGCCTCGGCGGTGGCCGCGCTCAAGGCCTGACCGCGGCCGCCCAGGGCCCGCGGCCCCCTCCCGCCCCGGGCCTCTCCCCGCCGCCTCCCCGCCCGTCCGTGTCCGGCGGCGCATGGGTGGCGGACCCTCGGCCGTCCGGGTGATTCGCGCGCCGCGGCCCCGCCGGGAATCGCGGTGAAGTCCCCCTGGAGACCGTCCGGTGTGATGGTCGGTCCGCCTGATCCGCGGCGTCCGTTGCTACGTTCGGCCGCCATGGACCAGCGGACCGGGACGGCATCGGCGGTGGAGACGGGGACGTCCGGCGTGCGCCGGGCGAGAGCCGTCGTCCTCGCCGCCGCGGTGGCCGCCCTCGTCGCCAAGACCGTCATCGCGGCGGTGACCCGGGGACCGGCCGACGTCCGGATCTTCGACGCCTTCGCCGCCGCGATCGCCCGGGTCGGCCCGCTGCGGATCTACGAGCACCCGATGCCGCAGCAGCCGGTCTACAACCATCCGCCGCTCACCGGCTGGATGCTGCTGGGCTTCGACGAACTCCGGCAGCTCGGCATCCCCTTCGGCAGCCTGATCCGCGCCCCCGCCACGCTCGCCGACCTCGTCTCCGCGCTGCTGGTGCTGGAGATCCTGCGCCGCCGCAGGAGCCTCGGGTCCGCCACCGCCTGCGCGGTGGGATGCGCCCTCAGCCCGGTGCTCCTCGCGACCTCCGGGCACCACGGCAACACCGACTCCGTCGCCGTGATGTTCGCCGTGCTCGCCGCGTACCTCCTCGCCGACCGGCGGCGTCCGCTCGCCGCCGGTGTCGCCGCCGCCGTGGCGGTCGGCGTCAAGCTGATCCCCGTCGTCGCCGTCCCCGCGCTCCTGGTGGCCGCCGCGCGCGGCGGCCGTCCCGTCCTGGTGCGCTTCGCCGCCGGGCTGACCGCCGCGCTGGCCGTGGTGTGGGGACCGGCGGTGGCCACCGTGCCCGAAGGGCTGTGGCACAACGTCCTCGCCTACGAGGGCGGCAGCGCACGGCTCTGGGGCCTCGTCCGGTTCGCCGACTGGGCGGGCGCGTCCGACGGGTTCACCGAGGCCCTGCACGCCGACTTCCCGCTGCTGTTCGTCGGCGTCTGCGCGGCGGCCGGCGTCTGGTGCGCCTGGGTACGGCCGGCCTCGCCCGCGTACGCCGTGGCGCTCTCCACCACGCTGCTGCTCCTGCTGTCCACCGCGTCCGCCGTCCAGTACCTGGCCTGGCCGGTGGTGGGGCTCTTCCTGTTCGGCGCGGTGGGGGGCTGGCTGTACTCCGCCGTCGCCGGCGCCGCCGCGGTCGTCGTCTACGCCGGTGCCAGTGCCGTCCGCTGGGACGACTGGGCGCTGCACCTCGCCGAGGCCGCCTGGCTGCTGCTCGCCGCCGGGATCGCGACCGGGCTGCGCCGGGTCCTCGCGGAGCCGCCGCCGGGCGCGGACGGCAGACCCCCGGCCGTCGTCCCCCGGGCCGCGACGGAGTCCGCCCCGCGGTCCGCGCCCACCGCGCCCGTGCCCTGACGTCCGGCTCCCCGCCCCGGGACGGCCGCCGCACCGCACCCCCGTCCCGCCCCCGCCGCGTCCGGCGCCGTCCCCCAGCACCGCGTCACCGCACCGCCTCGCGCCCACCGCACCGACCCGAACCGCACCCGTCCCCGACGAGGGAGAGTGGAGAACCCCGTGATGGAGAGCCACGCCGACAGCCCGCCCCGGGGCCGGCCCGCCCTGCCCGCCCAGGGGGCGGGGCCGCGCATCGGCATCCTCGTCGTGGCCTACAACGCCGAGGCCACCCTGGAGAGGACGCTCGACCGCATCCCGAAGGACTTCCGCTCCCGGATCGCGGAGATCCTCATCCTCGACGACGCCAGCAGCGACGGGACGTTCACGGCCGGCTGCCGGTGGTCGCAGCTGGAGGGCATGCCGCCCACCGTCGTCATGCGCCACACCAAGAACCTCGGCTACGGCGGCAACCAGAAGGCGGGGTACGCCCTGGCCGCCGAGCGCGGCCTCGACATCGTCGTGCTCCTCCACGGCGACGGCCAGTACGCCCCCGAGCTGCTGCCCGAGATGGTCGCCCCCATCGAACGCGGCGAGTGCGAGGCGGTCTTCGGCTCCCGGATGAAGGATCCCGGCGGGGCGCTGGGGGGCGGCATGCCGCTCTACAAATGGCTCGGCAACCGCGTGCTCACCCGGATCGAGAACGGCCTGCTCGGCTCCTCGCTCAGCGAGTTCCACTCCGGCTACCGGGCCTACAGCGTCGCCGCCCTGCGCCGGCTGCCGATCGACCGCAACACCGACGCCTTCGACTTCGACACCCAGATCATCGTCCAGCTCCTCGACGCGGGCATGCGGATCCGGGAGATCCCCGTCCCGACCTACTACGGCGACGAGATCTGCTACGTCAACGGCCTGCGCTACGCCAAGGACGTGGTCAAGGACGTGCTGGAGTACCGGCTGGCGCTCAAGGGCTTCGGCACCTGCCCGTGGATCCCCAAGCCGGCCGAGTACGCCTTCAAGGAGGGCGACGGCTCCTCGCACGCGGCCGTGCTGCGCGTCATGCGCACGATGCCGCCCGGGCGGGTGCTCGACGTCGGCTGCTCCGGCGGGGAGTTCGCGGCCCGGCTGGAGGAACTCGGGCACACCGTCACCGGGCTGGACTTCATCGAGGTCCCCGGTGTGCGGGAGCGGTGCAGCCGGTTCGTCCTCGCCGACCTGGAGCAGGGCCTGCCGGCGGAGATCGGCGAGGAGTACGACTACGTGGTGGCCGCCGACGTCATCGAGCACCTCTCGCGGCCCGAGGAGGTGCTGCGCGGACTGCGGGACGTGCTCGTCCCCGGGGGCCGGCTGCTGCTGTCCGTGCCGAACTTCAGCCACTGGTACGCGCGGCTGCGGGTCGCCGTGGGCGCCTTCGGCTACGACCGGCGCGGCATCCTCGACGAGACCCATCTGCGCTTCTTCACCCGGGCCGGTCTGCGCCGCACGATCCGCGCGTCGGGCTTCGACGAGCTGCGGCTGACCTCGACCGGCTCGCCGTTCTGGTCGGTGCTCGGCGCGGGCCCGGTCGCCGGCGGCCTGGGCGCGGCCTCCCGGCTGCTGACCCGGGTGCGGCCGACCCTCTTCGGCTACCAGTACGTCGCGGTGCTCACCCCGCACGCGGCGCAGACCATCGTCGCGGGGGAGCACGTCGATGTCCAGGACATCCTCAACCGCCAGTACGCCCCCGCCGAGCGAGCCGGACGCGTGGGTGCGCCGTCCTGACCCCGCGGCCCGCCCGGACGTGCGGGCGCCCGGCACCCGGGCCGCACCGGCCGGGCCGCCGCAGCCGAGGAGGACCACCGTGACCCTGCCGAGCCTGGCGCTGCTGCTCTTCGCGGTGTTCTCGTCCGCCGCCGGGCAGATCATGCTGAAGCACGGGATGCGTTCGGCGTCCGCCGCGGCCCCCGACGGCGGTGTCCCGCTCGCGATGCGGGCGGCGACCACCCCGTGGGTCGTCCTCGGGCTGACGGTGTTCGCCCTCTCCGCGGTGGCGTGGATGTCCACCCTGGCCCGGGTGCCGCTGAGCACGGCGTACCCGTTCAACGCCCTCGGCTATCTGCTGATCGTGATCGCCGCCTCCACCGTGCTGCACGAGCGGACGTCCCTGTGGACCTGGGCCGGTTCGCTGGTGGTGGTGGCCGGGCTGCTGATGGTCATGGCGGGCCGCCAGGGCTGAGCCCGCCGGGGCGCGGTCCGGCCCACCCGCCCGCGTCCGTGCCCGCCGGGGGCGCGGTCCGGCCCACCTGCCCCACCCGTCCCCGCCGGGGGCGCGCGCCGGCGCGCCCCCGGCGGTCCGTCACTTGACGGCGCCCGCCATCACTCCGTTGACGAACTGCCGCTGGAAGGCGAAGAACACCACCAGCGGAATGATCATCGACACGAAGGCCCCGGGCGCCAGCACGTCGATGTTGTTGCCGAACTGCCGGACCTGCCGCTGGAGCGCCACCGTGATCGGCGCCGACTCGGAGTCCGCGAAGATCAGCGCCACCAGCATGTCGTTCCACACCCACAGGAACTGGAAGATGCCGAGCGAGGCGATCGCCGGGCCGCCGAGCGGCAGCACCACCCGGGTGAACAGCCGCAGCTCACCCGCCCCGTCGAGCCGGGCCGCCTCCAGCAGCTCCCGCGGGATCTCCGCGAAGAAGTTCCGCAGCAGGAAGATCGCGAACGGCAGCCCGAACGCGACGTGGAACAGGACCACCCCGAGCGTGGTCTCGAAGACGCCGATCGCGCCGAACAGCTCCGAGACCGGTACCAGCGCCACCTGCACCGGCACCACCAGCAGGCCCACCACGACGATGAACCACCAGTCGCGGCCCGGGAAGTCCATCCACGCGAAGGCGTATCCGGCGAGCGCGCCGATCACCACGACCAGCACGGTGGCCGGGAGGGTGATCATCAGGGTGGAGACCAGGGAGTCGGTGATCGCCTCGTTCTCCAGCAGCCGGGTGTAGTTCTCGGTGGTGAGCTGCGCGGGCGCCGACAGCACCTCCCACCAGCCGCTCTCCGCGATGTCCCCCGGGCTGCGCAGCGAGGAGAGCAGCAGCCCCACGGTCGGCATCAGCCAGAACAGCGCCGCGAGGACGAGGAAGACCCGCAGCGCGCCGCCGCCGGTGCGGGCGGCGAGCCGGGAGCCCAGGGACCGCCGGGGCCGGGCCCCGGTCCGCGCGGGACCGCCCCCGGCGCGGGGCCGGCCGGCCTTCGCCGTCGTCGTGCTCATCGCCGGCCCTCCCTTCGCATCCTGCGGATGTTGAGGATCATCACCGGCAGCACCAGCAGGAGCAGCAGCACCGCGATCGCGCTGCCGAGACCGAGGTTCGCGTCGGTGCCGAACGACGACCGGTAGAGCTGGAGCGCCAGGACGTTGGCGTCGTCCTGCGAGGAGCCCGGCGCGATGACGAACACCAGGTCGAAGATCTTCAGGACGTTGATCATCAAGGTCACCAGGACGACCGCGAGCACCGGCGCCAGCAGCGGCACGGTCACCCTGCGGAAGACCTGCCACTCGTTGGCGCCGTCCACCCGGGCGGCCTCCAGCAGTTCGCGGGGCATGCCGGCCAGACCGGCGGCGATCAGCACCATCGCGAAGCCCGCCCACATCCACACGTAGCTGCCGATGACGGCGGGCGTGACCAGGCTCGGGCCGAGCCAGTTCACGCCGTTGTAGGGCTCCCGGAAGTTCTCCGCCGGCAGCCGCAGCAGCGCGCCGTCGGCCGCCGCGGGCAGGGTGAAGGAGCCGTCGGGGCCGGCCCGGGTGGCGGCCACCACCCTGCCGTCCTTGACGGCCTCCACCAGGAGGCCGGCGAGGCCGAGTTCCGCCGGGTCGACGGTGTTCGGCCGGCCGCCCCCGCCCCGGGTGAAGTCCAGCCAGGCCGTTCCCGCGATCCCGTCGCCGGACGGCTCGGGGGGCCGGGCCGGCCGGGCGTCGGACGGCATGCTGCCCGGTGCCACCCCGACCAGCGGCAGCAGCGCGGGGCTGCCCGCCCTGACCGGCTCCTCGGTGACGAACGTCCCGCCGCCGCCCGCCTTCAGCGGGTGCACCGGCAGCGGGCGGGCCCTGGGGAAGCCGGCCGACTCGTCGAAGGTGTCGTGCACCCCGACCCAGACGGCGTTCGCGACCCCGCGCTGCGGGTCCTGCTCGTAGACCAGCCGGAAGATGATCCCGGCGGCGAGCATCGAGATCGCCATCGGCATGAAGACGATCAGCTTGAACGCCGTGCCCCAGCGGACGCGTTCGGTGAGCACCGCGAAGATCAGGCCGAGTGCGGTGGCGACGGTCGGGGCGACCACCACCCAGACCGCGTTGTTGCGCACCGCGGTCAGGATGGTGTCGTCGGTGAAGATCTCCGTGTAGTTGTCCAGCCCGGCGAAGCCCCCGGACCCGTCGAGGAAGGACCGGTGGACCGAGTACCCGATGGGGTAGACCACGAGCGCGCCGAGCAGCACCAGGGCGGGCAGCAGGAACGCCGCCGCCACCGCCTTGCGTGTGCCCGTGACGCTCCTGCGCTTGTCGGCGGGGGGCGCCGGACGGTCCGGCCGTCCCCCCGCGGTCGCGGCGGTCACGCGGTCAGTCCCTGTACGCCTTGGCCGCCTCGGACTCCAGCGCGCGCTGGGTCCCGGCGACGTCCTTCGGGTTCTTCAGGAAGTCCTGGAGCGCCTTCCACTCGCCCTTGCCCGGCGTGCCGCCGAACGACTGGGGCATCTGGTCCGACATGTCGAAGCGGAAGTCGTCGCCCGCCGCGATCAGCGCCTCGGCGATGTCGCGCTGCACGTCGTTCGGGTAGACCGAGGTGTCCAGAGCCTTGTTGGGCGAGATGAAGCCGCCCGCGGCCGCCGAGATCGCCGCGGCGTCGGGCGAGGCCAGGAAGGTGAGCAGCGCCTGCGCCCCCTTGCCGTCCTTCAGCGCCACGGCGGCGTCGCCGCCGGTCACCACGGGCGGCTCGGCGCCGACCGCCGGGAACGGGAACACCTTGGCGTCCTTGCCGATCTCCGCGTCCGTCTGGGCGATGTTGACGGTGACGAAGTCGCCCTCGAACACCATCGCGCCCTTGGGCTGGTCGCCGCCGGTGAACGTCTGCGTGACGGAGGCGGGGAACTCCGTCTGGAGCGCGCCGTCCGCGCCGCCCGCGATCAGCGAGGCGTTGCCGAAGAGCTGGCCGAGGGTGGTGAGGGCGTCCTTCACGGACGGGTCGGTCCACGGGATCTCGTGCCGGGCGAGCCGGTCGTACTTCTCGGGGCCCGCCTGCGAGAGGTAGACGTTCTCGAACCAGTCGGTCAGGGTCCAGCCGTCGGCACCCGCGACCGAGACCGGGGTGACGCCCGATGCGGAGATCGTCTCCGCCGTCGACAGGAAGTCCTTCCAGGTCGCCGGCGCACTCGCGCCCGCGTTCTCGAAGACGGTGTCGTTGTACCAGACCAGGGACTTGTTGGCGGCCTTGTAGTAGACGCCGTACTGGGTGCCGTCCACGGCGCCGAGGTCCTGCCAGCCCTTGGCGTAGTTCTTCGTCAACTGGGCCGTGGCCTCGGGGCCGGCGGGCTTGGCCCACCCCCGTTCCACCGCCTGCCGGATCGCGCCGACCTGCGGCAGCATCGCGACATCGGGCGGGCTGCCGCCCGCGATCTTCGTGCCGAGGAAGTTGACGATCGGGTCCTGCGCGGGGACGAAGGTGACCTCCGCGCCGGTGCGCTTCTCGAACTCGTCGAGGACCTTGGTGAAGTTCTCCTGCTCCGGACCGCTCCAGACCGCGGCGACCTGTAACTTCTCGCCCTCCAGTCCGGGCAGTCGCACGCTCGCGGCCGGTGCCTTGCTCCCGCCGTCCCCGGGTGCCGGTTCGTCGTCGCCGCCGCTGCCGCATCCGGCGAGGGCGAGTGCGCCGATCGCGGCGAACACCGTGGCGGCCCTGCCCGTACGAAGAGTTGTGCGCATCGCTGCCCCGTCTCTCCCGTGCGCTGCTGCCCCGTGACAGAAGGTGTACGCCCGTGCACCGGGAGTCGCAATACCGCCCTCGGCGTCGACCGGACTTTCGTGATGGCCTTGTGACGCTGTGTCAGAAACCGCTGGTGCGAGCGGGTCGCCCGTGGCGGCGGTGCCGGCAGGGGATGCCGTGGCGGGGCGGGTGCCCGCCGGTTCCGGGCGGGGATCAGGGGCGGACCTCGGTCCGGTCCGGGCGGGGATCAGGGGCGGACCTCGGTCCGGTCCGGGCGGGGATCAGGGGCAGGTGGGCCCTCGGGTCCGGGCGGGGATCAGGGGCGGACGTCGGTCGGGTCCGGGCGGGGCCGGCTCGGGCATCCGGGCGGGCGGGTGTCCGTCAGGTCTGGGCGGGGATCAGGGGCGGCAGCGGACCGGCGTCGACCGACTGCGCGGCGCGCTGGAGGGCGCTCGCGAGCAGCGCGAGGTCCGTGGGGCCGTTGCCGAGTTCACGGACGGGGCGGCGGGTGGGCGGGTCGCCCATCCGCTCCCACTCCAGCGGGACCACGGTGGGACGCAGGGTCGCCGTGCGCGGGATCCTTCCGGAGACGCGGCCGGTCTGGAACGCCGTCACCCGCCCGTCCGGATGTCCGAGCCGGCCCCGGCCCGGTGCGGGGTCGTCCGGCCCCGGAGAGACGGGCGGGGCCTGGAGCACCACCCGCAGCCGCGCGCCCTCGGCGAGCCGGGTGTCGGCCGTCCGGTCCGGGCGGGACGACGTCGCGATCAGATGGACCCCGAGCCGTCCGCCGTCCCGGGCGACCGCCTCCAGGGCCCGCACCACGGAACCGGCCGCCGGGCGGCCCGGGCTGCCGAGCGCGGGGGCGACCAGCGCGTCGTAGTCGTCCACCAGGACCACCAGCCGCGGCAGCGGATCGGGCCCCGGCCGCTGGGTGCGGCCGCCGGGGCGCAGCCGGAGCGTCCCCGACGAGGGCGAGTGGAGGTCGCCCCGCTGGTCGGTGCCGTCCGGCGCGGTGCGCTGGCCGACCATGCGGTCCGACACCTCGCGGCGCGCGTGCCACTCGGCGAAGTCGGTGCCGTCGAGCAGTTCCGCGCGGCGCTTCAGCTCGCCGCCCAGGGCCTGTGCGAAGACCCGCATCCGCACCGGGTCGCTCGCCACCAGATG
This window contains:
- a CDS encoding ABC transporter substrate-binding protein produces the protein MRTTLRTGRAATVFAAIGALALAGCGSGGDDEPAPGDGGSKAPAASVRLPGLEGEKLQVAAVWSGPEQENFTKVLDEFEKRTGAEVTFVPAQDPIVNFLGTKIAGGSPPDVAMLPQVGAIRQAVERGWAKPAGPEATAQLTKNYAKGWQDLGAVDGTQYGVYYKAANKSLVWYNDTVFENAGASAPATWKDFLSTAETISASGVTPVSVAGADGWTLTDWFENVYLSQAGPEKYDRLARHEIPWTDPSVKDALTTLGQLFGNASLIAGGADGALQTEFPASVTQTFTGGDQPKGAMVFEGDFVTVNIAQTDAEIGKDAKVFPFPAVGAEPPVVTGGDAAVALKDGKGAQALLTFLASPDAAAISAAAGGFISPNKALDTSVYPNDVQRDIAEALIAAGDDFRFDMSDQMPQSFGGTPGKGEWKALQDFLKNPKDVAGTQRALESEAAKAYRD